One genomic segment of Cellulophaga sp. HaHaR_3_176 includes these proteins:
- a CDS encoding ABC-F family ATP-binding cassette domain-containing protein, producing MLNIHNLSVSFGGEYLFEEISFRLNSGDRVGLIGKNGAGKSTLLKLLSKEMQPDTGIIASDKEVRIGFLKQDLDFEQGRTVLEEAYQAFEEIKSLESQLDYINQQLAERTDYESDGYTKLIEDMSDITHRYEILGGYNYQGQTEKILQGLGFKREDFDKYTDTFSGGWRMRIELAKLLLQENDVLLLDEPTNHLDIESIIWLEQFLRTSNSAIAIVSHDKMFLDNVTNRTIEISLGRIYDYNKPYSEFLILRKEIQEQQLSAQKNQEKQIQQTEKLIEKFRAKASKATMAQSLIKKLDKLDRIEVDGDDNSVMNLKFPISKVPGKIVVEIENLSKSYGDKHVLQGIDLLIERDIKTAFVGQNGQGKSTLAKIMVGELEHQGKLKLGHNVQIGYFAQNQAEYLDGDKTILDTMIDEANETNRSKVRDILGSFLFRGDEVEKYVKVLSGGERNRLALAKMLLQPLNVLVMDEPTNHLDIKSKNVLKQALKSFEGTLILVSHDRDFLQGLTKNVYEFKDGKIKEYLGDIDFYLEQRKVEDFREIEKKQPVVKQKVKKVVKEVSYEDQKKIKSLNNKLSNVESSIAQLEKDIAEIDHDLLMNYDATIAKPNFFDLYEKKKNSLKKNMEEWESITLKIEKLE from the coding sequence ATGCTTAATATCCATAACCTTTCTGTCTCTTTTGGTGGAGAATATTTATTTGAAGAAATATCATTCCGATTAAACTCAGGAGACAGAGTTGGACTTATTGGTAAAAATGGAGCAGGTAAATCTACATTGCTAAAATTGCTTTCTAAAGAAATGCAACCAGATACTGGTATCATAGCATCTGATAAAGAGGTTAGAATAGGTTTTTTAAAACAAGATTTAGATTTTGAACAAGGAAGAACAGTTTTGGAAGAGGCTTATCAAGCATTCGAAGAAATTAAATCGTTAGAATCTCAATTAGATTATATCAATCAACAACTAGCAGAACGTACAGATTACGAAAGTGATGGCTATACGAAGCTTATTGAAGATATGAGTGATATTACTCACCGATATGAAATACTTGGTGGATATAATTACCAAGGTCAAACTGAAAAAATCTTGCAAGGTTTAGGTTTTAAAAGAGAAGATTTTGATAAATATACAGATACCTTTTCAGGAGGTTGGCGTATGCGAATTGAATTAGCAAAACTGTTATTACAAGAAAATGATGTTTTATTATTAGATGAACCTACCAACCACTTAGATATAGAATCTATAATTTGGTTAGAGCAATTTTTAAGAACAAGTAATAGTGCGATAGCAATTGTATCTCATGATAAAATGTTTTTAGATAATGTGACGAACAGAACCATTGAGATATCGTTGGGGAGGATTTACGATTATAATAAACCGTATTCAGAGTTTTTGATTTTGCGTAAAGAAATTCAAGAGCAGCAATTAAGTGCTCAGAAAAATCAAGAAAAGCAAATACAGCAAACCGAGAAACTTATCGAGAAATTTAGAGCAAAAGCATCTAAAGCAACCATGGCACAATCTTTAATTAAAAAATTAGATAAGCTAGATCGAATAGAGGTTGATGGGGATGACAATAGTGTAATGAATTTAAAGTTTCCTATTTCAAAAGTACCAGGTAAGATAGTTGTTGAAATTGAAAACCTTTCAAAAAGCTATGGAGATAAACACGTTTTACAAGGAATAGATTTGCTGATTGAGCGTGATATTAAAACTGCTTTTGTGGGTCAAAACGGGCAAGGGAAATCTACTTTGGCTAAAATAATGGTAGGAGAACTAGAACACCAAGGTAAACTAAAGCTAGGACACAATGTGCAGATAGGTTATTTTGCTCAAAACCAAGCGGAGTATTTAGATGGTGATAAAACCATTTTAGATACGATGATAGATGAGGCGAACGAAACCAATAGAAGTAAAGTTCGTGATATTTTAGGATCGTTTTTATTTAGAGGTGATGAGGTAGAAAAATATGTGAAAGTACTTTCTGGAGGTGAAAGAAACCGACTTGCGTTAGCAAAAATGCTTTTACAGCCTTTAAATGTTTTGGTGATGGATGAACCTACGAACCATTTAGATATAAAATCAAAAAATGTTTTAAAACAGGCATTGAAAAGTTTTGAAGGAACATTAATACTAGTTTCTCATGATAGAGATTTTCTTCAGGGGTTAACAAAGAATGTTTATGAATTTAAAGATGGTAAAATAAAAGAGTATTTAGGAGATATAGATTTTTACTTAGAGCAGCGTAAAGTAGAAGATTTTAGAGAAATTGAAAAGAAGCAGCCTGTTGTTAAGCAAAAAGTTAAAAAAGTAGTTAAGGAAGTTAGTTACGAAGATCAAAAGAAAATTAAATCTTTAAATAATAAGCTTAGTAATGTCGAAAGTTCTATTGCTCAGCTAGAGAAAGATATTGCTGAAATAGATCATGATTTATTAATGAATTACGATGCTACTATAGCTAAACCTAACTTTTTTGATTTGTATGAGAAAAAGAAAAATTCTCTTAAAAAAAATATGGAAGAGTGGGAGAGTATAACTCTTAAAATTGAAAAGTTAGAGTAG
- the gldN gene encoding gliding motility protein GldN, translated as MNWKNVLLIGAVALLPISMMAQANILNAKKPEEIGKKTNSQIEMDNDTPLEYGYVDDRDILWSKTVWEVIDLDERVNFPLYYPIDTVDIGSDRRSLYDVLVKNIKNGRIKDIYVDSYFTEKRDFSDLSATLQKIDTTEYGYEQYNAGEQISPEYINKRDLTAADLEEYLVKGIWYFDKRQGELKYRLLGIAPRAPDVNFIDDDSMDQEENKVALFWIWYPSARQVLHEAKVFNQRNSAQPISFDMLLNARRFNATIYKEDNVYGDREIKDYISDNSLFQLLESKRIKETIRDKEQDMWSY; from the coding sequence ATGAATTGGAAAAATGTTTTATTAATTGGAGCGGTAGCTTTATTACCAATATCTATGATGGCTCAGGCAAACATATTAAATGCCAAAAAGCCAGAAGAGATAGGTAAAAAAACAAACTCTCAGATAGAAATGGATAATGATACTCCATTAGAATACGGTTATGTAGATGATAGAGATATTCTTTGGTCTAAAACAGTATGGGAGGTTATCGATTTAGATGAACGTGTAAACTTTCCTCTATACTACCCAATTGATACTGTAGATATAGGATCTGATAGAAGATCTTTGTATGATGTTCTTGTAAAGAATATTAAAAATGGTAGAATTAAAGATATCTATGTAGATTCTTATTTTACTGAAAAAAGAGATTTTAGTGATCTTTCTGCAACTTTGCAAAAAATTGATACAACAGAATACGGTTACGAGCAATATAACGCAGGAGAACAAATTTCACCTGAGTATATTAATAAAAGAGATTTAACAGCAGCTGATTTAGAAGAATACTTAGTCAAAGGAATTTGGTATTTTGATAAGCGTCAAGGAGAATTGAAATATCGTTTATTAGGTATTGCTCCAAGAGCTCCAGATGTTAACTTTATTGATGATGATTCTATGGATCAAGAAGAAAATAAAGTAGCGTTATTCTGGATCTGGTACCCGAGTGCTAGGCAAGTGCTTCACGAAGCTAAAGTATTTAACCAACGAAATTCAGCACAACCAATATCTTTCGATATGTTGTTAAACGCTAGGCGTTTTAATGCAACTATTTATAAAGAAGATAACGTGTATGGTGATCGTGAAATTAAAGATTATATTTCTGATAACTCATTATTTCAATTGTTAGAATCGAAAAGAATTAAAGAAACTATTCGAGATAAAGAACAAGATATGTGGAGTTATTAA
- the gldM gene encoding gliding motility protein GldM — translation MAGGKQSPRQKMVNLMYLVFICMLALNMSKEVLAAFGLMNEKMEVSNSKTTDSNMAFLAGLETKAEEDAAKYAEDYKKAQKVQTLSQEYYDYLEGLKKEMTKDVEDPKDYQVMDKSDYLDQKFFNGETLAEGGKEFMKKIKDYRSQVSLLVPEKLKGSVIARFETGDANGKVEKKDKTKQDWINYHYESFPLIASLTKITALQSDIKSTEEDALKAMLEGNLTDQVSLKNFKTSLFGSKSAFYGGESYDGKIIISKTDNSSTPVRAELTLDGRKLTDGKDYKIEAGGVKMLISAGAPGDHEVAGNIYFKQDGEEIAVEVKSSFATISKPGAALIAADKMNVVYRGVANPMSISIPGIPNNKVRASAPGLSKRSGSSYVMNPGTGRTVTITASGTLPDGKPVGSKLEFRIKDIPRPNGSIRGETNTAKMPRTNLEIATVGALLEDFDFDLNLAVSGFKFKVPGQPTVVVRGNKLNGPAKSALKRAGRGDAVQIFDIQAYITNNKSYKLKKVSPVVVELTN, via the coding sequence ATGGCAGGAGGAAAACAGTCACCACGTCAGAAAATGGTAAACCTAATGTACTTGGTATTCATTTGTATGCTGGCATTAAATATGAGTAAAGAAGTTCTAGCGGCATTCGGTCTTATGAATGAGAAGATGGAAGTTTCTAACTCTAAAACGACGGATAGCAACATGGCCTTTTTAGCAGGTCTTGAAACTAAAGCTGAAGAAGATGCTGCGAAATATGCAGAGGATTATAAGAAGGCTCAAAAAGTTCAAACTTTATCTCAAGAGTATTATGACTATTTAGAAGGTCTAAAGAAAGAGATGACTAAAGATGTTGAAGACCCAAAGGATTACCAAGTAATGGATAAGTCAGATTATTTGGATCAAAAATTCTTTAATGGAGAAACTTTAGCTGAAGGCGGTAAAGAGTTCATGAAAAAAATTAAAGATTATCGTTCTCAAGTATCTTTATTAGTGCCTGAAAAATTAAAAGGATCTGTTATTGCTAGATTCGAAACAGGTGATGCTAATGGTAAAGTTGAGAAAAAAGATAAAACAAAGCAAGATTGGATTAATTATCATTATGAAAGTTTTCCATTAATTGCTTCTTTAACTAAAATCACAGCTTTACAATCTGATATTAAATCTACAGAAGAAGATGCTTTAAAGGCAATGTTAGAAGGTAACTTAACTGATCAGGTATCATTAAAGAACTTTAAAACATCACTTTTTGGATCTAAATCTGCATTCTACGGTGGAGAGTCTTATGATGGTAAAATCATTATCAGTAAAACAGATAATTCTTCTACTCCAGTTAGAGCAGAATTAACTTTAGATGGTAGAAAATTAACTGACGGTAAAGATTATAAGATCGAAGCTGGAGGTGTTAAAATGTTAATTTCAGCTGGTGCTCCTGGTGATCACGAAGTTGCTGGTAACATTTACTTTAAGCAAGATGGTGAGGAAATTGCTGTTGAGGTTAAAAGTAGTTTTGCAACAATAAGTAAGCCTGGTGCTGCTTTAATTGCGGCTGATAAAATGAATGTAGTTTACCGTGGTGTTGCTAACCCAATGTCGATATCAATACCTGGTATACCAAACAATAAAGTTAGAGCATCTGCTCCTGGTTTATCTAAACGTAGTGGTAGTAGCTATGTTATGAACCCAGGTACAGGTAGAACAGTAACTATTACTGCTTCAGGAACTTTACCAGATGGTAAGCCAGTAGGTTCTAAGCTTGAATTTAGAATTAAAGATATTCCTAGACCTAACGGTTCTATTAGAGGAGAAACTAATACTGCTAAAATGCCAAGAACTAACTTAGAAATTGCTACAGTTGGTGCTTTATTAGAAGATTTCGATTTCGATTTAAATCTTGCAGTAAGTGGTTTCAAATTTAAAGTTCCTGGTCAACCAACAGTAGTTGTTAGAGGTAACAAATTAAATGGTCCTGCAAAGTCTGCTTTAAAAAGAGCTGGTCGTGGAGATGCTGTTCAAATATTTGACATACAAGCTTACATAACAAATAACAAATCTTACAAGCTTAAGAAAGTTTCTCCAGTAGTGGTTGAACTTACAAACTAG
- a CDS encoding DUF983 domain-containing protein codes for MLKKGNKLYSILTGTCPKCQEESMYLNKNPYYMGQIFKMHERCSHCNTKYKIEPSFFYGAMYVSYGLGIAFAVAAFVISFLILKSSLKVSFIAIMGTLIFFMPIIMRISRNIWINMFMSYDPNAKEAFSKKK; via the coding sequence ATGTTAAAAAAAGGAAACAAACTATACAGTATTTTAACAGGAACTTGTCCTAAATGTCAAGAAGAAAGCATGTATTTAAACAAAAACCCATATTATATGGGGCAAATATTTAAAATGCATGAACGTTGTTCTCATTGTAATACCAAATACAAAATAGAACCTTCTTTTTTTTACGGCGCAATGTACGTAAGTTATGGCTTAGGAATCGCTTTTGCTGTTGCTGCTTTTGTAATCTCTTTTTTAATACTTAAAAGCTCATTAAAAGTTAGTTTTATTGCCATTATGGGTACTCTTATTTTCTTTATGCCTATAATTATGAGAATATCTAGAAACATTTGGATAAACATGTTTATGAGTTATGACCCTAATGCCAAAGAAGCTTTTTCTAAAAAGAAATAA
- a CDS encoding FAD-binding oxidoreductase → MLDYIVVGLGLAGISFCEQLENNGKSFQVITDESQTSSVVAGGLYNPVILKRFTLAWNAKEQLEKALPFYEKLEKKLKLSLDFKVPVLRRFASIEEQNMWFEAADKKQLSIFLSTVIKENVNTAIAANFGYGEVLGTGRIDTKILLSVYKTYLQENNNLIASTFDFKALEVKENSVVYEGLEAKHIVFATGFGLKSNPYFSYLPLNGTKGELLTIKAPGLKEENVIKSSVFIIPLGDDLYRVGATYKWKDKTNVPTEDAKIELLEKLDTFLQCDYEIVSHVAGIRPTVTDRRPLVGTHPIHNNIHVLNGFGSRGVMIAPTASEALFNAIEKNEVIDAEMDINRFTKKHFK, encoded by the coding sequence ATGTTAGATTATATAGTAGTTGGCCTTGGCTTAGCAGGTATTTCTTTTTGTGAACAATTAGAAAATAATGGTAAATCTTTTCAAGTTATAACAGATGAATCTCAAACATCATCAGTTGTTGCGGGTGGGTTGTATAACCCTGTAATATTAAAAAGATTTACACTAGCATGGAATGCAAAAGAACAATTAGAGAAAGCATTACCTTTTTATGAAAAATTAGAAAAAAAGCTAAAGTTAAGCTTAGATTTTAAAGTGCCAGTTTTAAGACGTTTTGCTTCTATAGAAGAACAGAATATGTGGTTTGAAGCGGCAGATAAAAAGCAACTTTCAATTTTCTTATCTACTGTAATAAAAGAAAATGTAAATACGGCTATAGCTGCTAATTTCGGATATGGAGAGGTATTAGGTACAGGGCGAATAGATACTAAGATCTTGTTATCTGTTTATAAGACATATCTTCAAGAAAATAATAATTTAATAGCTAGTACTTTTGACTTTAAAGCCTTAGAGGTAAAAGAAAATAGCGTGGTATATGAAGGGTTAGAAGCAAAACATATTGTTTTTGCTACAGGCTTTGGTTTAAAAAGTAACCCATATTTTTCATATTTACCTTTAAATGGAACAAAAGGAGAGCTTTTGACAATTAAAGCCCCAGGTTTAAAAGAAGAAAATGTTATTAAATCTTCTGTTTTTATAATTCCTTTAGGTGACGATTTATATAGGGTAGGTGCTACATATAAATGGAAAGATAAAACAAATGTACCTACAGAGGATGCTAAGATTGAATTGTTAGAAAAATTAGACACATTTTTACAATGCGATTATGAAATAGTTTCTCATGTAGCAGGTATTAGACCTACGGTAACAGATAGAAGACCTTTAGTCGGCACGCACCCAATACATAATAATATTCACGTGTTAAATGGGTTTGGCTCAAGAGGAGTCATGATTGCGCCAACGGCATCAGAAGCTTTATTTAATGCTATTGAAAAAAACGAGGTTATTGATGCTGAAATGGATATAAATAGATTCACAAAAAAGCACTTTAAGTAA
- a CDS encoding leucine-rich repeat domain-containing protein has translation MNKPKEKVDFKSLIKVNLLFAALLFMSFNSYAEISKEEKQALIDLYDATNGENWSNKWDLKKPVATWHGVTVNNDEVVKLNLFNNNLNGILPTSIGNLKALKSLNLAFNKLSGVLPQQINSLSKLVVLKIEMNRLKGDLPNSLNNLTDLQELSAFNNFLTGSIPSELGDLKNLKILNLSSNNFKGTIPVSIGNLNNLETLGLFENKLEGKMPSEFGKLSKLKELVLANNMLEGSIPKEVGELASLEVFQIQNNGFNSFENVNSFKSNNLLVFDFDREKIEKFPKYTDVNVYSTRMADTKFEDE, from the coding sequence ATGAATAAACCTAAAGAAAAAGTTGATTTTAAATCACTCATAAAAGTGAATTTACTATTTGCTGCATTATTATTTATGAGTTTTAATAGTTATGCAGAAATCTCTAAAGAAGAGAAGCAGGCTCTAATTGACCTTTATGATGCTACTAACGGAGAAAACTGGAGTAATAAATGGGATTTGAAAAAGCCCGTTGCAACATGGCATGGTGTTACAGTAAATAACGATGAAGTAGTTAAACTTAATTTATTTAATAATAATTTAAACGGTATTTTACCTACAAGCATAGGTAATTTAAAAGCTTTAAAATCATTAAACCTCGCATTTAATAAATTATCAGGTGTATTACCTCAACAAATTAATAGCTTAAGTAAATTAGTGGTTTTAAAAATAGAGATGAATAGGTTAAAAGGTGATTTGCCAAATAGCTTAAATAACTTAACAGATTTACAAGAGCTTTCAGCTTTCAATAATTTTTTAACCGGTTCTATACCTAGTGAATTAGGTGATTTAAAAAACTTAAAAATTCTTAACTTATCTAGTAACAATTTTAAAGGGACTATACCAGTTTCAATAGGTAATTTGAATAACTTAGAGACTTTAGGTTTATTTGAAAATAAATTAGAAGGTAAAATGCCTTCAGAATTTGGAAAATTATCAAAATTGAAAGAATTGGTTCTTGCTAATAATATGTTAGAGGGGTCAATACCTAAAGAGGTAGGTGAATTAGCAAGTTTAGAAGTTTTTCAAATACAAAATAATGGATTTAATTCTTTTGAGAATGTAAATTCATTTAAAAGCAATAATCTGTTGGTGTTTGATTTTGATAGAGAAAAAATTGAAAAATTTCCAAAATATACAGACGTAAATGTTTACTCTACGAGAATGGCAGATACCAAGTTCGAAGATGAATAA
- the gldL gene encoding gliding motility protein GldL: protein MAQSKATKKLFNMAYGLGASIVIIGALFKILHWELGPLNGGVLLAIGLITEALIFAISAFEPLDEDLDWSLVYPELAGGEASAKKSNVKAEIAETEASLSKKLDNLLKEAGVDASLMESLGSSIKNFEGAAKGIAPTVDAMESTRKYSDEMVQAASQMESLNSLYKVQLESASKQASINEEVVQNSTALKDQMASLSTNLSSLNGVYGGMLSAMSKN, encoded by the coding sequence ATGGCACAGTCAAAAGCAACAAAGAAATTATTTAACATGGCCTACGGCCTTGGAGCATCAATCGTAATTATTGGAGCATTATTTAAAATATTACACTGGGAATTAGGACCTTTAAATGGAGGTGTATTATTAGCAATCGGTCTTATTACAGAGGCACTTATTTTTGCTATTAGTGCATTCGAACCTTTAGATGAAGATTTAGATTGGTCTTTAGTGTACCCTGAATTAGCAGGTGGTGAAGCATCAGCTAAAAAATCAAACGTAAAAGCTGAAATTGCAGAAACAGAAGCTTCATTATCTAAAAAGTTAGATAACTTATTAAAAGAAGCTGGTGTAGATGCAAGTCTTATGGAAAGCTTAGGTTCTAGTATCAAAAACTTTGAAGGTGCTGCAAAAGGTATCGCTCCAACTGTTGATGCAATGGAATCTACGCGTAAATATTCTGATGAAATGGTACAAGCTGCTTCTCAAATGGAATCTTTAAACAGTTTATATAAAGTACAATTAGAGAGTGCTAGTAAGCAAGCTTCAATTAATGAAGAAGTTGTTCAGAACTCTACAGCTTTAAAAGATCAAATGGCATCTTTATCTACAAACTTGTCATCTCTTAACGGAGTATATGGTGGTATGCTTTCTGCAATGAGTAAGAACTAA
- the gldK gene encoding gliding motility lipoprotein GldK translates to MKKLLLSSIAFVFLLSSCGSKTKGELVGSQGKKWYPEKPFGMELIPQGSYIMGKSEEDQAQVLNAPTKTVTVRSFYMDDTEITNSEYRQFVEWVRDSIVRTKLAILADELGLGPADGGVGEYAFKDADTTRLSAYDKYMIDNYSGMGETGYEGRGLNLDENLVWETSEYPDEYYVEVMDKLYIPEEESYNGQRTIDVTQLKYKYSWMDIEAAARAKGKGSRKDFIKQEELEIYPDTTVWIRDFEYSYNEPMHNDYFWHDAYSEYPVVGVSWKQAKAFCNWRTKFKNDDQKSKNKQFVNQFRLPTEAEWEYAARGGIEGGTYPWGGPYVISDTGCFMANFKPQRGDYAADTALYTVEAKSFEPNDYNLYNMAGNVSEWTDSSYDPNSYEYVSTMNPNGGTGKNARKVIRGGSWKDVAYFLQVSTRDYEYQDSARSYIGFRTVQDYMGVEESKPLNK, encoded by the coding sequence ATGAAGAAGCTATTGTTATCATCTATAGCGTTTGTTTTTTTGCTCAGCAGTTGTGGGTCTAAAACAAAAGGAGAACTAGTTGGATCACAAGGAAAGAAGTGGTATCCAGAAAAACCATTCGGTATGGAATTAATCCCTCAGGGATCCTACATAATGGGTAAGAGTGAAGAAGATCAAGCTCAAGTTCTCAACGCACCAACCAAAACAGTTACTGTACGCTCTTTTTATATGGACGACACAGAGATTACCAATAGCGAATATAGACAATTCGTAGAATGGGTAAGAGATTCTATCGTTAGAACTAAATTGGCAATACTCGCAGATGAGTTAGGTTTAGGACCTGCTGATGGTGGTGTTGGAGAGTATGCATTTAAAGATGCAGATACGACAAGATTATCTGCTTATGATAAGTATATGATTGATAACTACTCAGGAATGGGAGAAACTGGTTATGAGGGTCGTGGCTTAAATTTAGATGAAAACTTAGTTTGGGAAACATCAGAATACCCAGATGAGTATTATGTTGAGGTAATGGACAAATTATATATTCCTGAAGAGGAGTCGTATAATGGTCAACGTACTATTGATGTAACACAATTAAAATATAAGTATTCTTGGATGGATATTGAAGCTGCAGCTAGAGCTAAAGGTAAAGGAAGCAGAAAAGATTTTATCAAACAAGAAGAGTTAGAAATATACCCAGATACAACAGTTTGGATTAGAGATTTCGAGTATTCTTATAATGAGCCAATGCATAACGATTATTTTTGGCATGATGCTTACAGCGAGTACCCAGTTGTAGGTGTTAGTTGGAAACAAGCAAAAGCTTTTTGTAATTGGAGAACGAAATTTAAAAATGACGATCAAAAGTCAAAAAACAAGCAGTTTGTTAATCAATTTAGATTGCCAACAGAAGCTGAATGGGAATATGCTGCAAGAGGTGGTATTGAAGGAGGAACTTACCCTTGGGGTGGTCCTTATGTTATAAGCGACACAGGTTGTTTTATGGCAAACTTTAAACCTCAGCGTGGTGATTATGCTGCTGATACTGCACTTTACACTGTTGAAGCTAAATCATTTGAACCTAACGATTATAACCTTTATAACATGGCTGGTAATGTATCAGAATGGACAGACTCTAGTTACGATCCAAATTCATACGAATATGTTTCTACTATGAACCCTAATGGAGGAACAGGTAAAAATGCACGTAAAGTTATTAGAGGTGGTTCATGGAAAGATGTTGCTTACTTTTTACAGGTGAGTACAAGAGATTATGAATACCAAGATTCAGCTCGTAGTTATATCGGTTTTAGAACTGTACAAGATTACATGGGTGTAGAAGAATCTAAGCCACTAAACAAATAG
- a CDS encoding formimidoylglutamase, producing MAFDFLVPVNDKILAHCELLPAQALGNKIHKHSERKGLPVLANASFALIGVNESRNAFEKKPKSLNISDIRLQLYKLMIGNWNSTIVDLGDIEEGETVEDTYFVVRQVVAELLEEDVIPIVIGATQDITYPTYRAFDGLRNMVNLVSVDSRFDFGQEDELISSHSYISKIITDQPNNLFNFSNLGYQSYFCAQEEKDLMDRLFFDGYRLGEISSDISLAEPVLRDAHIVSIDLRSVKASEVSFSENFSPNGFDGKEICSIARYAGISDKVKVFGVYEGENSPQCYQLIAQIIWYFIEGHNYRVVESPFIKSENFTKFIVPTDADDLIFHKSSMTNRWWVEVPTILTSHNKSELAALLPCTEKDYYDACNQIIPERWYKAYKKGFN from the coding sequence ATGGCATTTGATTTTTTGGTTCCAGTTAATGATAAAATATTAGCTCACTGTGAACTTCTACCGGCACAGGCATTAGGAAATAAAATACATAAACATTCAGAGCGGAAGGGTTTGCCAGTTTTAGCAAATGCTTCTTTTGCTCTTATAGGTGTTAATGAGTCTCGAAATGCTTTTGAGAAAAAACCAAAATCTTTAAATATTTCTGATATCCGTCTTCAATTATATAAGTTGATGATAGGTAATTGGAATAGTACTATTGTAGATTTAGGTGATATTGAAGAAGGAGAAACAGTAGAAGATACTTATTTTGTTGTAAGACAGGTTGTTGCTGAGTTGCTTGAAGAAGATGTAATACCGATTGTAATAGGTGCAACACAAGATATTACATACCCAACATACAGAGCTTTTGACGGATTGCGGAACATGGTAAACTTAGTATCGGTAGATAGTAGGTTTGATTTTGGTCAAGAAGATGAGCTTATTTCATCACATTCTTACATTAGTAAGATTATTACAGATCAACCCAATAACCTTTTTAATTTCTCAAACTTAGGGTATCAAAGTTATTTTTGTGCTCAAGAAGAAAAAGACCTTATGGATCGTCTTTTCTTTGATGGATATCGTTTGGGTGAAATTTCGTCTGATATATCTTTAGCGGAACCTGTACTTAGAGATGCCCATATTGTTAGTATTGATTTACGATCAGTTAAGGCTAGTGAAGTTTCTTTTTCAGAAAATTTTTCACCTAATGGGTTTGATGGTAAAGAAATATGCTCAATAGCGAGGTATGCGGGTATAAGCGATAAGGTAAAAGTTTTTGGAGTTTATGAAGGAGAAAACAGTCCGCAGTGTTATCAGCTAATAGCACAGATAATATGGTACTTTATAGAAGGCCATAATTATAGGGTTGTAGAGTCGCCATTTATAAAGAGTGAAAATTTTACAAAATTCATTGTGCCAACAGATGCTGATGATTTAATTTTCCATAAAAGTAGCATGACAAATCGTTGGTGGGTAGAAGTGCCTACTATTTTAACATCACATAATAAATCGGAATTAGCAGCGTTATTACCTTGCACGGAGAAGGATTATTATGATGCTTGTAATCAAATTATTCCTGAAAGGTGGTATAAAGCCTATAAAAAAGGCTTTAATTAA